From Saccopteryx leptura isolate mSacLep1 chromosome 3, mSacLep1_pri_phased_curated, whole genome shotgun sequence, one genomic window encodes:
- the SHARPIN gene encoding sharpin: MAPPAGGAAAATGQSSAAVLLTVHAAVRPLAAGSDAEAPLRRLQLSADPERPGRFRLELLGAGPGAVSLEWPLESVSYTIRGPIQHELQPPPGGPGTLSLHFLNPQEAQRWAALVQGATVEGQNGNDSVPPVLGPGTYPVSPPSPKAPQPKVDVPSSPGDLMDKEELAGRLAQAIAGGDKKGAAQAAAILAQNHVALSVQLQESCFPPGPIRLQVTVEDAASSAHVSLQVHPHCTISALQEQVFSEFGFPPAVQRWVIGQCLCVPERSLASYGIWQDRDPAFLYLLSAPRDAPERSSKRPPKVDGELGRLFPQSLGLPRAPQPASSSFPSPLQPGWPCPSCTFINAPSRPGCEMCSTQRPCAWDPLLTTSAQQSPMVTRREDGPSLPGPRSLDALLNLSGDLH; encoded by the exons ATGGCGCCGCCAGCGGGCGGAGCGGCGGCAGCCACGGGCCAAAGTTCGGCCGCGGTGTTGCTGACTGTGCACGCTGCGGTGAGGCCGCTGGCCGCAGGGTCGGACGCCGAGGCACCACTGCGGAGGTTGCAGCTGAGCGCGGACCCCGAGCGGCCCGGGCGCTTCCGGCTGGAGCTGCTGGGCGCGGGGCCCGGCGCG GTCAGTTTGGAATGGCCCTTGGAGTCAGTCTCCTACACCATCCGAGGTCCCATCCAGCATGAGCTGCAGCCTCCACCAGGAGGGCCTGGGACCCTCAGCCTGCACTTCCTCAACCCTCAGGAAGCTCAACGGTGGGCAGCCCTGGTCCAAGGTGCTACGGTGGAGGGACAGAATG GCAATGATAGCGTGCCTCCAGTCCTGGGCCCAGGAACATACCCTGTTTCTCCACCCAGTCCCAAGGCCCCCCAGCCCAAGGTGGATGTTCCCTCGAGTCCTGGAGACTTGATGGACAAAG AAGAGTTAGCAGGGCGCCTGGCCCAGGCCATTGCGGGTGGGGACAAGAAGGGGGCAGCCCAAGCAGCAGCCATCCTGGCCCAGAATCATGTGGCCCTCAGTGTCCAGCTCCAGGAGAGCTGTTTCCCTCCTGGCCCCATCAG GCTCCAGGTCACGGTAGAAGATGCTGCGTCCTCAGCCCATGTCTCGCTGCAGGTCCACCCCCACTGCACCATCTCAGCCCTCCAGGAGCAG GTATTCTCGGAGTTTGGcttcccaccagctgtgcagcGCTGGGTCATCGGGCAGTGCCTGTGTGTGCCTGAGCGCAGCCTGGCTTCCTATGGGATCTGGCAGGACAGGGACCCTGCTTTCCTCTACCTGCTCTCAGCCCCTCGAGATGCCCCAG AACGCAGCTCTAAGCGCCCACCGAAGGTGGATGGTGAACTAGGCCGCCTGTTCCCTCAGTCGTTGGGGCTGCCCCGAGCCCCTCAGCCAGCCAGCTCCAGCTTCCCCAGCCCCCTTCAG cccggCTGGCCCTGCCCTTCCTGCACCTTCATCAATGCCCCGAGCCGGCCTGGTTGTGAGATGTGTAGcacccagagaccctgtgctTGGGACCCCCTTCTGACAACCTCGGCCCAGCAGTCACCAATG GTCACAAGGAGAGAGGATGGCCCTTCCCTTCCAGGTCCGAGATCCCTGGATGCCCTTCTGAACCTCTCAGGGGACCTCCACTGA
- the MAF1 gene encoding repressor of RNA polymerase III transcription MAF1 homolog → MKLLENSSFEAINSQLTVETGDAHIIGRIESYSCKMAGDDKHMFKQFCQEGQPHVLEALSPPQTSGLSPSRLSKSQGGEDESPLSDKCSRKTLFYLIATLNESFRPDYDFSTARSHEFSREPSLSWVVNAVNCSLFSAVREDFKALKPQLWDAVDEEICLAECDIYSYNPDLDSDPFGEDGSLWSFNYFFYNKRLKRIVFFSCRSISGSTYTASEVGTELDMELGGEEEEEELRGGGSEGGPEEPRAMEDRVPVICM, encoded by the exons ATGAAGCTGTTGGAGAACTCGAGCTTTGAGGCTATCAACTCACAGCTGACCGTGGAGACAGGAGATGCCCACATCATCGGCAG GATTGAGAGCTACTCATGTAAGATGGCAGGAGACGACAAACACATGTTCAAGCAGTTCTGCCAGGAGGGTCAACCACACGTGTTGGAGGCACTGTCCCCACCCCAGACCTCGGGCCTCAGCCCCAGCAG ACTAAGCAAGAGCCAAGGTGGCGAGGACGAGAGCCCCCTCAGCGACAAGTGCAGCCGCAAGACCCTGTTCTATCTGATCGCCACTCTCAACGAGTCCTTCCGCCCCGACTATGACTTCAGCACTGCCCGAAGCCACGAGTTCAGCCGGGAGCCCAGCCTCAGCTGG GTGGTGAATGCGGTCAACTGCAGTCTGTTCTCAGCGGTGCGGGAGGACTTTAAGGCCCTGAAGCCGCAGCTGTGGGATGCGGTGGACGAGGAGATCTGCCTGGCCGAATGTGACATCTACAG CTACAACCCGGACTTGGACTCAGACCCCTTTGGGGAGGATGGCAGCCTCTGGTCCTTTAACTACTTCTTCTACAACAAGCGGCTTAAACGGATTGTCTTCTTCAGCTGTCGCTCCATCAG cGGATCTACGTACACAGCCTCGGAGGTGGGCACTGAGTTGGACATGGAgctggggggggaggaggaggaggaagaactcAGAGGTGGAGGCAGTGAGGGCGGACCCGAAGAGCCCAGAGCCATGGAGGACAG GGTCCCAGTAATCTGTATgtga
- the WDR97 gene encoding WD repeat-containing protein 97 yields the protein METDVLDADNPFSVESDNLTLDPDIYDADSYSIPDPGLLKEKNERSTSEPVSQLFTGSSPWQNMTASTRARQLWLLLRISLHSFVEKEKKSELRVARMTHGLEPLRRLEVAAGLCSVAQDPVGQRFVVLDGAGHLHLHREDGWPHEKLLSPVALTGLVALLGPLGSGGRFVGWGPTKLAILRPDLSLLWLSEPGVVRALHGEPICCLPVPDLGLLIVAEKGGGLALWKFHLGGHCLMPHGSPLQPPPSCTHALERLALGPLAPHHAPHCFAAYGSTVLTFDLHTWAITDVRRDLHKTIISDLVYCGEAEAMVTASRDSTVKVWEADWQIRMVFVGHTGPVTALAVLPNTSLVLSASQDGTLRTWDLQAEAQVGEVTLSCWGQGVQSGYVNHLLAPAGPGWPVLSLHSGSVELWRLRELYSPLAQLSAPVCHLQVAPALHLPPHTPLPKRLVCACTDGSVYLVSVVTGRTVSALLLEPEDCAAAVAYCLPREALWLLTRTGHLVSANAARCPMRVLNRVRPPPPPAPRPCCLHLYSHLTNPSSAFASWEIVRQRGGELGPSNIPAWKDKNRYLPVVGQTDGTLSVLEWHTLKTVFQTEAHSPGPVNAIAATWNSIVSSGGDLTVKMWRVFPYAEESLSLLRTFSCCHPAPVLCVLGKWVTVGFEDADSATYGLVQFNLNSRERYDHRPQDDPTDHITGLCCCPTLKLYASSSLDCTIRIWTADNRLLRLMQLNGAPQALTFCNNSGDLVLALGSRLCLVSHRLYLPTAYLVKKLCQRVPDVVDDPPLPLTNRESLTSAQLRRLADLHGVASLRSANRPSELSQRPPPCSPGSRPRSWILIPLVMPLSVPPVLIPVCSTALPSIHGQTAAPQQPLLEEDMEAFVARNQDLQQLRLEQVVPAAQPPPSWQQQQEAFDNYLHLIYGPALMGMPSGTESQQWNTMTLTAERETWDGCTLPRAAPTLGVRTEAPTAPKALPPSQDSGALGQRFARPPQVTLPIQPIHRWVHSRASQLLVCSSLSSSLGLSLDLQLQSEQLCQERPAAQEPPPASHLRHRVPLLLERRPKEPLSNLRGFFPATLQPYKDLLRPIHFPGWVPNSVVLQQMWLSGEDSGLGVLAQLTSQGSLKPGEPRDSLWWLPSRRHHTNWRKLLQLLGKKGNKDKDEVEDEEEDEDEDEDEDEELDLDWASDSLSPQTELSPELPGSKEPSAQSSESRTRRSSADTTARMEAYLGSRRYQHGLSLWEEQCDQLPRFLHFFVIQNWFKKLFPIFTLEAYPEVGTVDGLASRFTDLLEEASWEDRVHILQALLSLMPDVSRELCGRLHGILVHLLNLDPPPSLQDRIEKQFVMLALQLLLACSLDSRVVVLELMSYFLYSPDDCWPELKKLLERLGLQDPEGLCKEMMTWVRDLDLDLASKAALRSCCDQKLEELISHLQLSLTLALRHPSSRVPASLWHLPAPSWMGVHSRVQLGSRNSILHCSPPPQVETVQRSAAKSKLSKVLLTVSEASELPPLSEGARALTSTVSGAPVHISARPVARSWMPSPVASPGEPGSAAWESQRCVRRTRRALSEILLPFSSLPEVYPRLSAPDRLLGHLLPLEEMEWSQSKILDMVPIDALNFFCEQQRARRPSSLQEEPESLRLSPRSPVRNAVLPQPSPPWTDPILRLQETKIRRAPMRQKGQMLSQRWEGRTLVGSIRTLKLPLPRVELQPFPLGWPRPARPLPPLLLQPALQRYFLPDQADPDNST from the exons ATGGAGACAGATGTGTTGGATGCAGACAACCCCTTTTCAGTAGAAAGCGACAACCTGACTCTGGATCCAGACATCTATGATGCTGACAGCTATTCCATCCCAGACCCCGGGCTGCTCAAAGAAAAGAATG AGCGATCGACCTCGGAACCAGTCTCACAGCTCTTTACCGGGAGCTCACCGTGGCAAAACATGACTGCGAGCACCCGTGCCCGCCAGCTGTGGTTGCTTCTGCGTATAAGCCTCCACAGCTTTGTGGAAAAG GAAAAGAAATCCGAATTGCGTGTGGCTCGCATGACACATGGACTGGAGCCACTGCGCCGCCTGGAGGTGGCAGCTGGGCTGTGCTCAGTGGCGCAGGACCCGGTGGGTCAACGCTTCGTGGTGCTGGACGGTGCTGGCCACCTGCACCTGCACAGAGAAGATGGCTGGCCGCATGAGAAGCTGCTGTCTCCTGTGGCACTCACAGGGCTGGTGGCCCTGCTGGGCCCGCTGGGCTCTGGGGGCCGCTTTGTGGGCTGGGGTCCCACAAAGCTGGCCATCCTAAGGCCAGACCTCAGCCTGCTGTGGCTTAGTGAGCCAGGGGTGGTTAGGGCACTCCACGGTGAGCCCATCTGCTGCCTGCCAGTGCCTGATTTGGGGCTGCTGATAGTGGCAGAGAAAGGCGGTGGCCTGGCACTCTGGAAGTTCCATTTAGGGGGTCATTGTCTGATGCCACATGGGTCACCTCTGCAGCCTCCACCAAGCTGCACCCACGCACTGGAACGTCTGGCTCTGGGGCCCCTGGCTCCCCACCATGCCCCGCACTGCTTTGCAGCCTACGGCTCCACCGTGCTCACCTTTGATCTCCACACCTGGGCTATCACAGATGTGCGCCGGGATCTTCACAAAAC catcaTCTCTGACCTGGTCTACTGCGGAGAGGCCGAGGCCATGGTGACGGCTTCCAGAGACAGCACGGTGAAGGTGTGGGAGGCTGACTGGCAGATCCGGATGGTGTTCGTGGGCCACACAG GCCCGGTGACAGCTCTGGCTGTGCTCCCAAACACATCCCTGGTGCTCTCAGCCTCGCAGGATGGGACACTTCGTACGTGGGACCTGCAGGCGGAGGCACAGGTAGGTGAAGTGACGCTGAGCTGCTGGGGCCAGGGCGTGCAGTCAGGGTATGTGAACCACCTGCTGGCGCCTGCTGGTCCTGGCTGGCCTGTGCTCTCCTTGCACTCGGGCAGCGTGGAGCTCTGGCGCCTGCGAGAGCTCTACTCGCCATTGGCACAGCTGTCGGCGCCGGTATGCCACCTGCAGGTGGCTCCTGCGCTGCACCTGCCCCCGCACACGCCGTTGCCCAAGCGCCTCGTGTGCGCATGCACGGATGGCTCAGTCTACCTAGTGTCAGTTGTGACCGGGCGCACCGTGAGCGCGCTACTGCTAGAGCCTGAGGACTGCGCGGCTGCAGTGGCCTACTGCCTGCCGCGCGAAGCGCTGTGGCTGCTGACGCGCACCGGACACCTCGTGAGTGCCAACGCGGCACGCTGCCCCATGCGCGTCCTGAACCGCGTGCGCCCACCGCcgcccccagcgcccaggccctGCTGCCTGCATCTCTACAGCCACCTCACCAACCCCAGCAGCGCGTTTGCCAGCTGGGAGATTGTGCGCCAGCGTGGGGGCGAGCTGGGCCCCAGCAACATCCCGGCCTGGAAGGATAAGAACCG GTACCTGCCTGTGGTGGGACAGACGGACGGCACACTGTCGGTGCTCGAGTGGCACACGTTGAAGACTGTCTTCCAGACAGAGGCGCACAGCCCAGGCCCGGTCAATGCCATTGCAGCTACCTGGAACAGCATCGTCTCCTCGG GCGGAGACTTGACAGTAAAGATGTGGCGAGTCTTCCCCTACGCCGAGGAGAGCCTGAGCCTGCTGCGTACCTTCTCCTGCTGCCACCCTGCCCCGGTGCTCTGTGTGCTGGGGAAGTGGGTTACCGTGGGCTTTGAGGACGCGGACAGCGCCACCTATGGTCTGGTGCAGTTTAACCTGAACAGCAGGGAGCGCTATGACCACCGGCCCCAGGATGACCCCACGGACCACATCACCG GTCTGTGCTGttgtcccacgctcaagctctaTGCTTCCTCCAGCCTGGACTGCACCATCCGAATCTGGACTGCGGATAACCGCCTGCTGCG GCTCATGCAGCTGAATGGAGCCCCTCAGGCCCTGACTTTCTGCAACAACAGTGGGGACCTGGTGCTGGCCCTGGGCTCCCGCCTCTGCCTGGTATCCCACAGACTCTACCTGCCCACCGCCTACTTGGTTAAG aaGCTGTGCCAGAGGGTCCCTGATGTGGTAGATGACCCTCCACTGCCACTGACCAACCGGGAGTCACTGACCTCCGCCCAGCTACGGAGGCTTGCCGACCTACATGGGGTGGCTAGCCTCAGGTCTGCCAACAGGCCCTCTGAGCTGTCCCAGAGGCCCCCACCCTGCTCTCCTGGCTCAAG ACCACGCTCCTGGATCCTTATCCCACTGGTAATGCCTCTTAGTGTCCCGCCTGTCCTCATCCCTGTCTGCAGCACAGCCTTGCCTTCCATCCATGGCCAGACGGCAGCACCTCAGCAGCCACTGTTAGAGGAG GATATGGAAGCCTTTGTTGCCCGGAACCAAGACCTTCAGCAGCTGAGACTGGAGCAGGTGGTTCCAGccgcccagccccctccctcctggcagcagcagcaggaggccttTGACAACTACCTGCACCTCATCTACGGCCCAGCCCTGATG GGCATGCCTTCTGGAACAGAGTCCCAGCAGTGGAACACCATGACACTCACAGCGGAAAGAGAAACCTGGGATGGATGCACCCTGCCCAGAGCTGCCCCCACTCTCGGGGTCCGCACTGAAGCCCCCACAGCGCCAAAAGCCCTGCCTCCATCACAGGACTCGGGGGCACTGGGCCAGCGCTTTGCCCGCCCTCCCCAGGTCACCTTGCCCATTCAACCCATCCACCGGTGGGTACACAGCAGGGCGTCCCAG CTGCTGGTCTGCTCCTCCCTGAgctcctccctgggcctcagtctgGACCTGCAGTTGCAGTCAGAGCAGCTTTGCCAGGAGAGGCCTGCGGCCCAGGAACCACCACCGGCTTCTCACCTGCGGCACAGG GTCCCTCTGCTGCTGGAACGGCGGCCCAAAGAGCCCCTCTCTAACCTCAGGGGCTTCTTCCCTGCCACTCTGCAGCCCTACAAG GACCTGCTGAGACCCATCCACTTTCCAGGCTGGGTCCCCAACTCCGTGGTGCTGCAGCAGATGTGGCTGTCCGGGGAGGACAGCGGCCTTGGAGTCCTCGCCCAGCTCACTAGCCAGGGCTCACTCAAG CCAGGGGAGCCCCGGGACAGCCTGTGGTGGTTACCGAGCCGGCGGCACCACACCAACTGGCGGAAATTGCTTCAGCTGTTGGGCAAGAAGGGGAACAAGGACAAGGATGAggtggaggatgaggaggaggatgaggacgaggacgaggatgaggatgaggagctGGATCTGGACTGGGCCTCAGACTCCCTGAGCCCCCAGACGGAGCTCTCCCCGGAGCTGCCGGGGTCCAAGGAACCGTCAGCTCAG AGCTCCGAGTCCCGGACCAGGAGGAGCTCCGCTGACACCACCGCCAGAATGGAGGCCTACCTAGGCAGCCGGCGGTACCAGCATGGGCTCTCACTCTGGGAAGAGCAGTGTGACCAACTGCCCCGGTTTCTGCACTTCTTTGTCATCCAGAACTGGTTCAAAAAGCTGTTCCCCATCTTCACCCTGGAG GCATACCCCGAGGTGGGCACGGTGGACGGCCTGGCCTCGCGGTTCACAGACCTGCTGGAGGAGGCCTCCTGGGAGGACCGCGTGCACATCCTGCAGGCGTTGCTGAGTCTGATGCCGGACGTGAGCAGAGAGCTCTGTGGCAGGTTGCATGGCATCCTCGTGCACCTGCTCAACCTGGACCCGCCTCCCAGCCTCCAG GACCGGATTGAGAAGCAGTTCGTGATGCTGGCGCTGCAGTTGCTCCTGGCCTGCTCCCTGGATTCCCGCGTGGTCGTGTTGGAGCTCATGTCCTACTTTCTCTATTCCCCTGACGACTGCTG GCCTGAGCTCAAGAAGCTGCTGGAGAGGTTAGGCCTTCAGGACCCAGAAGGCCTGTGCAAGGAGATGATGACCTGGGTACGAGACCTGGACCTGGACCTGGCCTCCAAGGCCGCGCTGCGTAGTTGCTGTGACCAGAAACTGGAGGAGTTGATCAGCCACCTGCAG ctcagcctcactctaGCTCTGAGGCACCCATCTTCCCGGGTCCCTGCATCTCTCTGGCATCTGCCTGCTCCTTCATGGATGGGAGTCCACAGCAGGGTCCAGTTGGGATCCAGGAACAGCATTCTCCACTGCTCACCTCCCCCACAGGTGGAAACCGTGCAGCGGTCAGCAGCCAAGTCCAAGCTGTCCAAGGTGCTGCTCACTGTCTCCGAGGCCTCAGAGCTTCCGCCCCTGTCTGAGGGAGCCCGGGCGCTGACTTCCACGGTGTCTGGGGCGCCTGTTCACATCTCTGCGAGACCTGTGGCTCGCTCCTGGATGCCCTCACCGGTGGCCTCGCCTGGGGAGCCAGGTTCGGCCGCCTGGGAGTCCCAGCGGTGTGTCAGGCGCACGCGCCGCGCCCTCTCAGAGATCCTGCTGCCCTTCTCCTCCTTGCCCGAGGTCTACCCGCGTTTGTCGGCGCCAGACAGACTGCTCGGCCACCTGCTGCCGCTGGAGGAGATGGAGTGGTCACAGTCCAAGATACTGGACATGGTGCCGATTGACGCACTCAACTTCTTCTGCGAGCAGCAGCGGGCGCGACGGCCGAgctccctgcaggaggagccggaGAGCCTGCGCCTGAGTCCGCGCTCCCCGGTGCGGAACGCTGTGCTGCCACAGCCCAGCCCTCCCTG GACCGACCCCATCCTGCGGCTTCAGGAGACCAAGATCCGGAGAGCTCCGATGAGACAGAAGG GCCAGATGCTGTCCCAGCGTTGGGAGGGCCGCACCCTCGTCGGCTCCATCCGGACGCTGAAGCTGCCTTTACCTCGGGTGGAACTGCAGCCTTTCCCCTTGGGCTGGCCCAGGCCTGCCCGTCCTCTGCCGCCCCTGCTCCTGCAGCCTGCTCTGCAGCGCTACtttctgcctgatcaggcggacCCAGACAACTCCACCTGA
- the HGH1 gene encoding LOW QUALITY PROTEIN: protein HGH1 homolog (The sequence of the model RefSeq protein was modified relative to this genomic sequence to represent the inferred CDS: inserted 2 bases in 1 codon): MPRASAWPRLHTLVPPPESSPQSWIGHCGYRFFWWAGQRTRTGAELXSGACEMPAVRRESAPDTGASAADVGPTGSLALEAEAAKLLPFLEPGVRADLQEEAARHVLALTGSGQGRTLLAGQAALLRALVELAAAPARAPAPARDASRALVNLAADSGLHDPLLAADPGLPARLLGRALDPQWPWAEEAAAVLANLSREPAPCASLMEVLTASEPGESGLERLVRALCTPGYNARAPLHYLGPVLSNLSQRPAARAFLLDPDRCVVQRLLPLTQYPDSTVRRGGVVGTLRNCCFEHRHHEWLLGPEVDILPFLLLPLAGPEEFSEEEMERLPVDLQYLPPDKQREPDADIRKMLIEAIMLLTATAPGRQQVRDQGAYLILRELHSWEPESDVRLTCEKLIQVLIGDEPERGMDNLLEVQVPEEVERQLQRLDLQEWEQCQREQQEQELAPGLQAEGAAPT, from the exons ATGCCCCGGGCCTCGGCGTGGCCCCGCCTCCACACACTGGTCCCGCCCCCTGAGTCGAGTCCTCAGTCTTGGATTGGTCACTGTGGCTACCGTTTTTTCTGGTGGGCGGGACAGCGTACGCGGACCGGCGCTGAGCT TTCCGGGGCTTGTGAAATGCCTGCGGTTAGGAGGGAGTCCGCGCCGGACACAGGTGCCTCGGCTGCCGACGTCGGCCCCACCGGGTCGCTGGCGCTGGAGGCGGAGGCGGCGAAGCTTCTGCCCTTCCTGGAGCCCGGTGTGCGGGCGGACTTGCAAGAGGAGGCAGCGCGGCACGTGCTCGCGCTGACCGGCTCGGGCCAGGGCCGGACACTGCTGGCGGGTCAGGCGGCGCTGCTGCGGGCGCTGGTAGAGCTGGCGGCGGCCCCGGCCcgggccccggccccggcccgcgACGCTTCCCGCGCCCTCGTCAACCTGGCCGCCGACTCCGGCCTTCACGACCCGCTGCTGGCGGCCGATCCCGGGCTGCCTGCCCGCCTGCTGGGCCGCGCGTTGGACCCACAGTGGCCCTGGGCGGAAGAAGCGGCCGCCGTGCTGGCCAACCTGAGCCGTGAGCCGGCGCCGTGCGCCTCGCTGATGGAGGTGCTGACAGCCTCCGAGCCGGGGGAGTCGGGCCTGGAGCGGCTGGTGCGCGCGCTGTGCACGCCTGGGTACAACGCCCGGGCGCCCCTGCATTACCTGGGGCCGGTGCTCTCCAACCTCAGCCAGCGGCCGGCGGCACGAGCCTTCCTACTGGACCCCGACAG GTGCGTGGTCCAGCGGCTACTGCCGCTTACCCAATACCCTGACTCCACGGTGCGCAGGGGCGGGGTAGTGGGGACGCTGCGCAACTGCTGCTTCGAGCACC GACACCACGAGTGGTTGCTGGGGCCGGAGGTGGACATTCTCCCCTTCTTGCTGCTGCCCTTGGCTGGACCTGAGGAGTTCTCAGAGGAGGAGATGGAGC GGCTGCCTGTGGACCTGCAGTACCTGCCGCCAGACAAACAGCGGGAGCCCGACGCCGACATCCGCAAGATGCTCATTGAAGCCATCATGTTG CTGACAGCCACAGCACCTGGTCGGCAGCAGGTGAGGGACCAGGGAGCCTACCTGATTCTGCGTGAGCTGCACAGCTGGGAGCCCGAGTCTGATGTGCGGCTGACTTGTGAGAAGCTCATTCAG GTGCTTATTGGGGACGAGCCAGAACGAGGCATGGACAATCTGCTGGAAGTGCAGGTGCCCGAGGAGGTGGAGCGGCAGCTGCAGCGGCTGGACCTCCAGGAGTGGGAGCAGTGCCAGCGGgagcagcaggagcaggagctggCCCCAGGGCTACAAGCGGAGGGGGCTGCACCCACCTGA
- the LOC136401485 gene encoding testis-specific serine/threonine-protein kinase 5-like: MQGSGRQKLDQRTFRAQVLECRDKGYLLSSKKIGSGAFSKVYLAYATQERIQHNPRLASDLRGKRHTMVAIKIISTAKAPVEFSRKFLPREISSLHATYKHLNVVQLYETYQGSQRCYLVLELADGGDLLQHINAMSARRCCPGLEEKEARRLFRQLVSAVAHCHNSGVVHRDLKCENILLDERGFLKLTDFGFASQLGLKNTLLSTFCGSMAYTAPEILMSKKYSGEQADLWSLGVILYAMVTGKLPFKEHQPHRMVLLMRRGPAFPPGLSPECQDLIQALLQLCPRARLGLQQVATHRWMLPAAHMLFRISTAPAESVVASREDSAPPRPLQQLRPLQHQETPKNSSGQVPAPLKACPRQAAGSARPGLRSIAVTNLPPGATFALSHVHHQERAGALPGQLRAGEWIEWRPDKPFIP, encoded by the exons ATGCAGGGCAGCGGCAGGCAAAAGCTGGACCAGCGAACCTTTAGGGCGCAGGTGCTTGAGTGCAGGGACAAGGGCTACCTGCTCTCCTCTAAGAAGATCGGTTCTGGGGCCTTCTCCAAAGTCTACCTGGCCTACGCCACACAGGAGCGCATTCAGCACAACCCCAGGCTGGCCTCTGACCTGCGAGGCAAGCGCCACACCATG GTGGCGATCAAGATCATCTCCACTGCCAAGGCCCCTGTGGAATTCTCCCGCAAGTTCCTGCCCCGTGAGATCTCATCCCTCCATGCTACCTACAAGCACCTGAATGTG GTGCAGCTGTATGAGACATACCAGGGCAGCCAGCGCTGCTACCTGGTGCTGGAACTGGCGGATGGCGGCGACCTGCTGCAGCACATCAATGCGATGTCGGCCCGCCGTTGCTGCCCGGggctggaggagaaggaagcccGCAGGCTGTTCCGGCAGCTGGTCAGTGCCGTGGCTCACTGCCACAACTCGGGCGTCGTGCACCG GGACCTCAAGTGTGAGAACATCCTACTGGACGAGAGAGGGTTCCTGAAGCTGACTG aCTTTGGCTTCGCCAGCCAGCTGGGGCTCAAGAACACACTGCTGAGCACCTTCTGCGGCTCCATGGCCTACACGGCCCCCGAGATCCTCATGAGCAAGAAGTACAGTGGGGAGCAGGCCGACCTGTGGAGTCT AGGCGTCATCCTCTATGCCATGGTGACGGGGAAGCTGCCTTTCAAGGAGCACCAGCCCCACCGCATGGTCCTCCTGATGCGCCGCGGCCCCGCCTTCCCACCAGGCCTGTCCCCAG AGTGCCAGGATCTGATCCAGGCCCTACTCCAGCTGTGCCCACGAGCTCGCCTGGGCCTGCAGCAGGTGGCCACGCACCGTTGGATGCTGCCTGCTGCACACATGCTCTTCCGCATCAGCACAGCACCAG CAGAGAGTGTGGTGGCATCCAGAGAGGACTCAGCACCCCCAAGGCCACTCCAGCAGCTCCGCCCTCTCCAGCATCAGGAAACCCCCAAGAACAGCTCTGGCCAAGTGCCAGCGCCTCTGAAGGCATGCCCAAGACAGGCTGCGGGCTCTGCCAGGCCGGGGCTCCGGAGCATCGCAGTGACCAACCTGCCTCCAGGCGCCACCTTTGCTCTGTCCCACGTTCACCATCAGGAGCGTGCTGGGGCACTACCTGGTCAACTGAGGGCGGGCGAATGGATCGAGTGGAGGCCAGATAAACCGTTTATTCCATGA